From one Desulfurobacterium thermolithotrophum DSM 11699 genomic stretch:
- the obgE gene encoding GTPase ObgE has product MAQFIDRAKIFVQGGHGGNGCVAFRREKFVPKGGPSGGNGGKGGDVILEADRNVHTLLDFKYKRHYKAERGRHGEGNKRTGRSGEDLIIKVPVGTVVKDAETGKVLGDLNKHGQRLIVAKGGRGGRGNAEFATPTRRTPDFAEPGEPGEERWVELELKLLADVGLIGFPNAGKSTFLSRVTAAKPEIADYPFTTLRPILGVAKVGDFSFVVADIPGLIEGAHAGKGLGHEFLRHVERTKLLLHLIDLTDMTRDPKEAFEKINKELELYSLELTQKPQIVVGTKIDALTDRSKIEELKNYFEKKGYPFFAVSAVTGEGMNELMWFVSKKLKELEVEDVE; this is encoded by the coding sequence ATGGCTCAGTTTATAGATAGAGCAAAAATATTTGTTCAAGGTGGACATGGTGGGAACGGCTGTGTTGCTTTTAGAAGGGAAAAGTTTGTTCCAAAAGGAGGACCTTCAGGTGGGAACGGCGGAAAAGGAGGAGACGTTATCTTAGAAGCAGATAGAAACGTTCATACGCTCCTTGATTTTAAATACAAACGCCACTATAAAGCTGAAAGAGGAAGACACGGAGAAGGAAATAAAAGAACAGGAAGAAGTGGAGAAGATCTGATAATAAAAGTACCCGTAGGAACTGTTGTTAAGGATGCTGAAACGGGAAAAGTTCTTGGAGATTTAAATAAGCATGGTCAAAGGCTTATTGTTGCAAAAGGTGGAAGAGGTGGAAGAGGAAATGCAGAGTTTGCAACTCCCACAAGAAGAACTCCCGACTTTGCTGAACCTGGTGAGCCCGGAGAAGAAAGATGGGTTGAGCTTGAACTAAAACTTCTTGCTGACGTTGGTCTTATCGGATTTCCAAATGCTGGAAAATCAACATTCCTTTCAAGAGTTACAGCAGCAAAGCCTGAAATTGCAGATTATCCGTTTACAACTTTAAGGCCAATTCTTGGAGTTGCTAAGGTTGGAGATTTTTCCTTTGTTGTTGCAGATATTCCAGGTCTTATAGAAGGAGCTCATGCAGGAAAGGGTCTAGGGCATGAGTTTTTGAGACACGTAGAAAGAACAAAGCTACTTTTACATCTCATAGATCTTACAGATATGACAAGAGATCCAAAAGAGGCCTTTGAGAAGATTAATAAGGAACTGGAGCTTTACTCTCTGGAACTTACCCAAAAACCTCAGATAGTTGTAGGAACTAAGATTGATGCATTGACTGATAGAAGTAAAATAGAGGAACTTAAAAACTACTTTGAAAAAAAAGGTTATCCTTTCTTTGCAGTTTCGGCTGTAACTGGCGAAGGAATGAACGAACTTATGTGGTTTGTTTCAAAAAAGCTAAAGGAACTGGAAGTTGAAGATGTTGAGTAA
- the proB gene encoding glutamate 5-kinase: MLSNVKRIVVKVGSQLLSGDEGINRNFIKELAKQISILIENGKEVVLVSSGAVLAGIKALKLNRKPFSLQEKQALSAIGQPYLMAEYREAFKSHGIEIAQVLLTAEDLRSKERFINAKNTLNALMKFGALPIVNENDTVSVEEIKIGDNDNLSAHVSVVFEADLLIMLTITNGLYDKDPNKYSNAKLIPIVENLEELKKICDFSGKTNFGTGGMWTKVEAAAKASKKGIPVIIAGGKEKDVILRILKGEKIGTFFMPAKKLKAKTYRILYLMKPTGKLYIDEGAVKAIVENGKSLLSRGIKKVEGSFRKGDAIEIFDTYGNLIGKGIVRCNSDEIGSFRKTCVHRDDLVILKEN, encoded by the coding sequence ATGTTGAGTAATGTTAAAAGAATTGTAGTGAAAGTAGGTTCACAGCTTTTATCTGGGGATGAAGGTATAAATAGAAACTTTATTAAGGAACTTGCTAAGCAAATTTCAATTCTTATTGAGAATGGAAAAGAGGTTGTTCTTGTCAGCTCCGGTGCTGTCCTTGCTGGAATAAAAGCACTTAAGCTTAACAGAAAACCTTTTTCTCTTCAGGAAAAACAGGCTCTTTCTGCTATCGGGCAACCCTACTTAATGGCTGAATATCGAGAAGCTTTTAAATCACACGGAATAGAAATTGCTCAGGTTTTGTTAACTGCCGAAGACTTGAGGTCAAAAGAGCGATTTATAAACGCTAAAAACACCTTAAATGCCCTTATGAAATTCGGAGCTCTCCCCATAGTTAATGAAAACGATACAGTTTCTGTAGAAGAGATAAAGATCGGAGATAACGACAATCTTTCTGCTCACGTTTCTGTTGTTTTCGAAGCAGATCTTCTAATAATGCTTACTATAACAAACGGTCTTTACGACAAAGATCCAAATAAATATTCTAATGCCAAACTGATTCCTATTGTTGAAAATCTGGAGGAGCTTAAAAAAATCTGTGATTTCTCGGGAAAAACTAATTTTGGTACAGGTGGAATGTGGACAAAGGTTGAAGCAGCAGCCAAAGCTTCTAAAAAGGGAATTCCGGTCATAATAGCCGGCGGTAAGGAAAAAGACGTTATTTTAAGGATTCTCAAAGGAGAAAAGATTGGAACCTTTTTCATGCCCGCAAAAAAACTTAAAGCCAAAACGTACAGAATTCTCTATTTGATGAAGCCAACGGGTAAACTCTACATAGATGAAGGAGCTGTTAAAGCAATAGTTGAAAACGGTAAAAGTCTCCTTTCAAGAGGAATTAAAAAAGTAGAAGGAAGTTTTAGAAAAGGGGATGCCATAGAGATTTTTGACACTTACGGCAATCTCATTGGAAAAGGAATAGTAAGGTGCAATTCAGATGAGATTGGTTCTTTTAGAAAAACATGTGTACACAGAGATGATCTGGTGATTTTGAAAGAGAACTAA